A genomic region of Bacillus sp. SM2101 contains the following coding sequences:
- a CDS encoding histidine phosphatase family protein gives MNQTIYLIRHGETVFNTEGRYQGELDSPLTIAGIDQVKNISRLLKLLIDDPNEWTMYSSPLGRTIQSTKIICETLGYDFNKVIIDNRIKEVSAGSWAGLTTKEIEATWSKLIKNTDSYNWYFKSPDGESYETVVERASKWLDSINGREKVIVISHGLMGRVLRGVYKQMDKEEALRLEVSQNTLFKLNNQDIEGISYEYEEFNT, from the coding sequence TTGAATCAAACTATTTACTTAATTCGACATGGAGAAACAGTTTTTAATACTGAAGGACGATATCAAGGTGAGCTTGATTCCCCTTTAACAATAGCGGGAATTGATCAGGTTAAAAATATATCAAGGCTATTAAAGCTATTAATCGATGATCCAAATGAATGGACGATGTATTCGAGTCCACTAGGAAGAACTATTCAAAGTACAAAAATTATTTGTGAAACTCTGGGCTATGATTTTAATAAGGTAATTATAGATAATAGAATAAAAGAAGTATCCGCAGGTTCTTGGGCTGGTTTAACAACTAAGGAAATAGAAGCTACATGGTCTAAGCTTATAAAAAATACAGATAGTTACAATTGGTATTTCAAATCTCCAGATGGAGAAAGCTATGAAACTGTTGTAGAGCGGGCATCCAAATGGCTTGATAGTATAAATGGTAGAGAAAAAGTAATTGTCATTTCACATGGATTAATGGGGAGAGTGTTAAGAGGAGTATACAAACAAATGGATAAAGAGGAAGCATTAAGATTAGAAGTATCACAAAATACCTTATTTAAATTGAATAATCAGGACATTGAGGGAATCAGTTACGAGTATGAGGAATTTAATACATAA